The following proteins come from a genomic window of Chlamydiales bacterium:
- a CDS encoding Yip1 family protein, with product MPSINLHPWYSVWISPRKTMQSLLKAHSKKTLVWLALIQGGLCSLTIFPSPWQMVFFDKKLFFYLFFLTKQLILGGILGLAHLYLGGWLYKITGSWLGGNGSFIDLKCAVGWSNYPFIIAQLTSYLGMWTIFTPQIQLLFSLITVLIIIWAFVILVNLIGEAHHVSNSKGFLILAIGWILLFTLLMIMGLTISVLVGIV from the coding sequence ATGCCATCAATCAATCTCCATCCCTGGTATTCTGTCTGGATATCTCCAAGAAAAACCATGCAAAGCCTGCTAAAGGCTCATTCAAAAAAAACCCTTGTTTGGCTTGCTTTAATTCAAGGTGGCTTATGTTCTTTAACGATCTTTCCCTCTCCTTGGCAAATGGTTTTTTTCGATAAAAAACTGTTTTTTTATCTCTTTTTTTTGACTAAACAACTTATTTTAGGGGGAATTTTAGGTTTAGCACATCTTTATCTAGGAGGGTGGCTCTATAAAATTACAGGATCTTGGTTAGGAGGAAATGGATCATTTATTGATTTAAAATGCGCAGTCGGTTGGAGCAATTATCCTTTCATTATCGCGCAATTAACCAGTTATTTAGGAATGTGGACAATATTTACTCCCCAAATCCAACTGCTCTTTTCTCTAATCACAGTTTTAATCATTATTTGGGCTTTTGTCATTTTAGTGAATCTCATTGGAGAGGCTCACCATGTTTCTAACTCGAAAGGGTTTTTGATTTTAGCTATCGGTTGGATTTTACTCTTTACACTTCTTATGATTATGGGATTAACAATTTCTGTATTGGTTGGCATTGTCTAG